A segment of the Catenuloplanes nepalensis genome:
GGCTTGAGCCCACCGTCCTCGCGCGGGCCGCGCGAGGAGAACGGGTGCGTCGAGTACTCGGCGGAGACGACCGAGCCGTAGTTCGCGGCCCAGGTCTCGCGGCTGATCGTGGAGCCGACCGAGATCGCGTCGCCCGCGGTGGACGGGTCGCCGACCGTGTTGAGGCCGGGCCCGTCGTTGCCGGCCGAGATGAACATCTGCACGCCGTAGTCCGTGATCAGCCGGTTGTAGAGCAGCACCCAGGCGTTGCGCCCGTCGTTCAGCGCGCTGAGCCCGCCGATCGACATGTTGATCACGTCGACGTGCCGGTTGAGCACCATGTCCACCATGCCGTCGGTGAGCGCGGCGTACGTGCACGCGCCGCCCCACGTGCAGGCCCGCCCGGACACGATCTTCGCGCCCGGCGCGGCGCCGTCGAGTGCGGCGTTGCCCAGCAGGTCGTTGCCGGCCGCGATGCCGGCCACGTGCGTGCCGTGCCCGCTCTCCAGGATGCCGATGTTCACGAAGTCGGATCGGGTGCCGGAGACGTCGACGTCCTCGCGATACTCCACGGTGAACGCCATCCGGTCGATCGCCTCGGTCTTCGGGTCGTCCGTGCCGAAGTGCCCGATGTCGTACTTCTCCCGGTAGGGGCGCAGGACCGGCTCGTCCGTGAAGCTCTTGTCCCGGTCCGCGTCGACCCGCACGTCGTGCGTCGCCGGGTCGTAGAGCACGCCGAACGCGTCCGTGGTGTCGCCGTCGCGGTTGACGTCGCCGGCCGGGTCGCTGGGCTTGGTGATCGACTCGTAGAACCAGCCGAACGCGTACGACCCGGCCGGTGCCGTGAACGACGCGCCGCCCACCCTGAAGGACGGTCCCTTCACCGGCAGGTTCATCCGCAGCCAGGTCGGGTCCTCCAGCGGGTCGGTGGCGGTGAACGCGTCGACGATCTTGCGTTCGCCGGTGGTGGTCCGCTGCAGTGCCGGGTGGTCGACGTCCACGCCGGAGTCCATGATCCCGATGGTCACGCCGCGCCCGTCGTACCCCGGATGGGCCTTGATGAACTCGACCGCGCCGGTCTCGCCCACCGGCAGGAACGGGTTGTCCGCGGGCGTGTCCCTTCCCGGCCCGGTGCGCGACACGCGCGCGGCCGCGGGCCCGCCGGACAGGCCGTCGGACGGGTCCGGTCGGCGGATGACCGAGTCCAGGTCGAGCGCCACCACGCCGTCGAGCCGGGCCGCGTCGAGCACCGCACCGGTCGGGACCTTGGCGAGTACGTACCCGAGCCGGTCGACGCTGCGGGAGACGGAGCCGCCGAGCCGGGTGAGCCGGTCCGCGACCGAGTCGGCGCCGCCCTTTCCGGTCGCGACCAGCACGGTGACGTCGGTCTTGCCACCGGCCTTCGCCTCGGCGAGCCGGCGGGCGTCGTCGGAGCCGAGCGTGGCGGCGGGTGAGGTCTTGGGCTTGCCGGACGCGGCGGCCGGGCCGGGAAACCCGGGCCCGGTCAGGCCGCCGACCAGCAGCGTAATGAGGAAATATCGCAGCACACCGGCAGGTTATAGGCCTTTATCCGCATATGTCCGATTACTGGAAACTCTTAACGCTTCCGGCCCGTACCCTTGCCGCCCTTGTCGCTTCGCCGGTTCTTGCCGCTCGACGCGGGCTTCGGCGGCTTCTCCACGGGCACGGCCAGGCGGACCTGCCAGCGGCCCTCGTCCTCGGCCGCGGACAGCTCACCGCGCACGCTCTCGGCGCGCTCCCGCATGCTGCGCACGCCGTGCCCGGCCGGCGGCTCCGGACCGCGCCGCGGCGGCACCGGGTTGCTCACGGTCGCCACCAGACGCGCGTCCACCACCTCCAGCCGCACCTCGACCGGCTGCCCCGGCGCGTGGTTGAGCGCGTTCGTCAGCGCCTCCTGCACCACGCGGTAGACGGCGAGCCCTTCGCGCCGGCCGAGCCGGACGTCCTCCGGTGCGACCAGCGTCAGCGCCATCCCGGCGGCCCGCATGATGCGCACCAGTTCCGGCAGGTCGGCCAGGCCGGGCACCGCGCGCTGCCCCGGATCGATGTCGTGCCGGAGGACGCTGAGCATGCCGCCGAGTTCCGCGAGCGTGCGCCGCCCGGTCCCGGCGATCGTGTCGAACGCGCGCTCCGCCGCCTGCGGCCGGCTCTCCACCGCGGCCGGGCCGCCCTCGGCCAACACCACCATCACGCCGATCGCGTTGCTGACCAGGTCGTGCATCTCCGGGCCGATCAGCGCACGCTCGTCCGCCGCCTCGCGGGCCGCATCCGCCTCGGCCCGGTCCGCCTCCGCACGCTCCCGGCCGGCCTCCGCGCGCTCCTGCGCGGCCTCGGCCAGCGCACGGGCCTCCTCGGCCTCGCGCCGGCGCTGCTCGGCGGCCAGCTGCTGGCGGCGGAGATCCGTGGTGACCTGCCGGAACTCCCGCGCGGCATGACGGCCCTCGGCCGCGCGCGGCGCCAGCCACGCGACCGCGGTGCCGAGCGCCACGATCAGCACGCCCTGCCACCAGCCGGAGCGCGCGATCGACAGCACGAGCGTGAGCAGGAGCGCCACCGCGACCGGTAACCACCGCGCGACCATCATCCCCACCTTCTCCGGCAAGCGCCCATTCTTACCGGTCGGGGGAATGGTCGCTCAGTCAGTGGGTACTCCAGGCGATGATGCAGACATTCCTGCCATATCCCAATTTCTTGGAGAGCGCCCGTGTGCTCGACGCGAAGCGCCTGGGCAAACAGCGCGCGGAGACGCTGCAGGTGCTGCGCGGCTTGAACCGCCCCGGCTACGGCTGGCGCAACCACCCGGCCGTGAAGATGTGGCACGGCTTCGAGGAGGCGCTGGTCCGCTACGGGCTGGACGTGTGCGTGGCCTGGCAGGAGCGCGGCCATGCGGACACGGTCGCGGTCACGCTGGTCGCGGACTACGCGGCCGGGCGCGGCCAGTCACCGGCCGACGTGACGATCCGGACGCAGGCGCAACTGGAGCGGGTCTGCGCGGTGCCGCCGTGGCTCGGCGACGAGGCCTTCCACCTCAGCCACCGGTCCGCGCTGCTGCAGAAGGACCCGGACCACTACGGCCCGATCTTCGGCGACATCCCGGCGGACCTGCCCTATGTCTGGCCGGCCAAGGTCTGACCCCCCTGCGACACGGGAAGGGCGGGCCGCGGACGGGATCGCGAGGTGGGGAGGAGCCCCCGGTCGGATTCGAACCGACGACCGCCCGCTTACAAGGCGGGTGCTCTGGCCATCTGAGCTACGGAGGCGCACGTGATGCCCCGCCAGCATAGCCACTTCTCGCAACGGCGCTGACCCTTACCCGCTCGCCGTACCATTTGTCTGGTTATGCCGTTGGAGAATGCCGGGCAGGCCCTTGGCAGGGGTCGCAAACGCGTTTACCGTGGCGTCACACGGGTGACATTCGCCGCGCTGTCAGGCACGACGGAGATCACCTCTGGGGTCGGTGGAAGCATCGACCCGCTCCTCTTCACTCGGATCGTCCGGCACGTTCCTGCCGGTGAAAGGAAGCAGCCACACCATGGCTACGGTCACCTACGCGAAGGCGTCCCGCGTCTACCCCGGGCAAGAGCGCCCCGCGGTCAACGAGCTCCAGCTGGACATCGCCGACGGCGAGTTCCTGGTCCTCGTCGGCCCGTCGGGTTGCGGCAAGTCCACCTCGCTGCGCATGCTCGCCGGCCTGGAGGACGTCGACGGCGGTCAGATCCTGATCGACGGCCGCGACGTCACGCACCTCCCGCCGAAGGCTCGCGACATCGCGATGGTCTTCCAGAACTACGCGCTCTACCCGCACATGTCGGTGTACGAGAACATGGCCTTCGCGCTCAAGCTGCGCAAGACCTCCAAGGCGGAGATCGACCGCCGCGTGAAGGAGGCCGCCGGCCTGCTCCAGCTGGAGGAATACCTCTCCCGCAAGCCGAAGGCGCTATCCGGTGGTCAGCGCCAGCGCGTCGCCATGGGCCGTGCCATCGTGCGTGAGCCGCAGGTCTTCCTCATGGACGAGCCGCTGTCGAACCTCGACGCCAAGCTCCGCGTCCAGACCCGTTCGCAGATCGCGAGCCTGCAGGCCAAGCTCGGCATCACCACGGTCTACGTCACGCACGACCAGGTCGAGGCCATGACCATGGGCCACCGGGTCGCGGTCATGCTGGACGGCAACCTGCAGCAGGTCGACACCCCGCGCGCGCTCTACGACAGCCCGCGGAACGTGTTCGTCGCCGGCTTCATGGGCTCCCCCGCCATGAACATCAAGACCGTGTCGCTGGTCGACGGCGGCGCCGACTTCGCCGGCATTATCCTCCCGATCACCCGGGAGAACATCGAGTCCGCGCGCACCGGTGGCGACAAGGTCACCGTCGGCTTCCGCCCGGAGGACACCGACATCGTCGGCGCCAGCGAGGGTGGCCTGCCGATCGTGGTCGAGCTGGTCGAGGACCTCGGCTCCGACGCCAACGTCTACGGCCACGCCGAGGTCGGCGGCGCCTCCGAGCGCTTCGTCGTCCGCACCGACCGCCGCCACATGCCCAACATGGGCGAGACGGTCTACGTCAAGCCGCGTGCCGACAAGATCCACCTCTTCAACGCCAAGACCACCGAGCGCATCTGATCCCGGACGGCGTAGAGGGCGGCTCCCGTTCGGGGGCCGCCCTTTCGGCTTTCCGAACCCGTCAGGACCGCAAAGCCGCACAACCTGATCTACCCGCTTCCGGCGTGGCTGAGTTTCCAGTGCTCCCGCGGGCACCGGTCCAATGCCACTCAGCCTATTTTGATCTTGAAGGATCCGCGGTACGGCCGCACTCCCGCGACCAGCGGGAATGCTCTCAGCCCGATCCGGGTTCCGTGGCCCCCGCTCGCTGTCGGTACGCGAATCGCACGCGGTCTCCGGGCGCCGGAACACCGCAAGCGGGCAGGGTCGGCCCCCTTCCGGCGGGGACCCGGCGCCTCGTGCCCGAAATCTCCCGATGAAGCGGGCACGCGTCCTGCTGGCAGGGCCGGGAGATCTCGACGGCCTCGGGCCCGGCGCCTGAGTGATCAATCAGGTGAGCGAAAAAGCGATCAACTTCGATTTTCGATCTACCTTTTGCTCACCTGATTGATCACTCAGGCGGCGGCGGTGCCGTCTCGCGAGTGTGTGGTCCGCGCCGGTGGGTGAGATGTAGCGATATTTCGGGCGAGCGGCGCCCGATTGCCGCGAGCGGGCCGGGTCAGCTCGCGCTCCCCGGCCCGAAAAGGGCGACAGAGTCAGTCCGAGGGGTGTGGGCGACAGAGCAGGGCCGGCGGACGTCAGCGGGGTGCTTTCGGCAAGCGCAGGCAGGAATCCGTGGTCAACTCAAGCGAGGATCACCAGCGGCACCACCGCGAGCGCGGAGAACGTGGCGGCCAGCTGAGTGACATCGGGCACCGGCCTCGTCGCCGGCGCTCCTCCCTGCATGATCCATGGCCGCGAGAACAAGGCGCGCCGGACGTATCGGGGCGAGCGGGGTGGGGGCGATGGTGTGGCGGCACCGCCCCCACCCGAACTCCATCAACATCTCGGCGTGAGTCGATATGTTGAGGCTTGCGATCCCCGGCGGTGTCTGCCCACCACCGGGGATCGGTGCCCGCGGGCGGTTCTGCCGGCCGCCCGCGGCCACGTCGTACCCGTGAATCAGAAGTTGATCTTTCCGGTGCCGGAACCCGACATGACCGCGGCCTTCACGCCGTTCGGGTCAGCGACCGTGTAGCTGTAGTAGGTGCTCGGTTCCTGCACGGTGCCGCTGCAGTCCGGTGCGCCGGACTCGCCCACGAAGACGTTGTTGCGGGCCACGCAGCGACCGGCCGGCCCGGCGTAGCTGTTGCTCACCGGCTCCTCGACGTCCTCGAAGTAGTTGCCCTCGACCACGCAGCCCGCGTTCGCCTGGCAGGCCACGCCGACGTCGGTGTTGTAGACGAAGTAGTTGTTGAACACGTGCACCGGCTCGCCGAAGCGGACGCGCGGGTTGCGCTGCGGGGTCCGGTCGAACCAGTTGTTGTGGTAGGTCACCTTCAGGTAGCCGGTGTCCTGCGCGCCGTTGCTGTCGTCGTGCCCGAGCAGCATGTTCTTCGTGTGGTCGTGCGTGTGGTTCCAGGAGATCGTGACGTAGGACGAGCCGCGCTTGACGTCGATCAGCCCGTCGTACCCGTCGGACAGGTCGTTGTGGTCGATCCACACGTGGTGCGAGAACATCTGCACGTTGATCGCGTCGTCCGGCGTACCGGTGAAGTTGAGGTTCCGGATGATCACGTTGTGCACCGCGTCCGCCGGTGGCGACGTCACGGAGCTGACCGGCAGGCCGATGTTGAGCCCGCCGCCGGTCAGGCCGGAGGCCGCACCCACGCCCACGATGGTCTTGTCGCTGGTCACGTCGTGCATCGGGCCGGGCAGCGTGAGCACGCCACTGACCCGGATGTTCAGCGGTCCGGGCGTCGCGATCGCGGTGAGGAACTCGGCCGCGGTGTCCGCCGTGACCGTGGGTCCGCCGGCGCCGCCGGTGGTGCCGTTCTGGCCGAGCGCGTTCACCGACGCGAAGCCGATCGGCGGCGCGCCCGGGTCGATCGGCGGCTCGGTCGGCGGGAGCGTCGGGCTCGCGGTGCCGGTGGGCTCCACGACCGCGCCGGTGGAGACCGCGAAGTCGTCGAAGCTGGCCGCCGCGTACGACGTGGCCAGCCCGGCCCGGCCGGAGGCGAACGTGCTGTCCGTGGCCGTGACGACCACCGCGCCGTTCAGGTATCCGCGCAGCGTGCTGCCGGTGACCTCGAGCGTCAGCGTGTACCAGGTGCCGGTGGTGACGGCCGCGGCCGCGCCGCCGAGCGAGACGGGCGCGCCACCGGTGCGCTTGAACAGCTCGACCCGGCCCGCGTTGGAGAGCGCGAGCCCGTAGTAGGCGCTGCCGCTCTGCACGCGCGCGGTGACGCCGGCCGTGCGCCCGCTGCCGTTGAAGCCGGTCGGCTTGACCCGGGCCCGGACGGAGTAGTCGGTCCAGGACGCGGTGCCGGTGTACGTGCGGGCGTCCGCGCTGGTGCCGGTCTGGCGGTAGACGAGCGAGCCGTCGGAGACGACGGACCAGGAGCCGCCGGACTTGGACCAGCCGTTGGAGTCGCCGTCCTCGAAGGTGTCGGTGAGCAGCGCGGCCGCGCTGGCGGACGGTGCGGCGTAGACGAGGGCGACCGCGGCGACCGCGGCCAGGGCGATCGTGTGGGCGACACGTCGCATGGTGGGTTCCTTTCGGGTCGTGCCCGGCCGCCCCGTGGAGCCGTGGCGGGGCGGCCGGGTCAGGTGGGCGCTAGATCCTCCCGGCGCCGGCGAACGTGCCGACGACGCGCGGGACATCCGTGGTGGCGTGCACCGGACCGGCCCGCAGTACGGGGGTCCAGCCGGCGTCGCCGCTCAGGTCGGGGTCGTGGGTGGCGTTGTAGGCGTCGAGCGCGCTGATCGCGACCTCGGCGCGGTTGCCGGTGCGGACGACGGTGCCGCGCTCGGTGATCGCGGTGCCGCCCCAGTCGTGGATGAGCGCGTCCGGCCGCAGGTCGTCGTAGAGCCGGAAGTAGTTGTTCTCCGCGTAGATCGCGGACTGCACACCGACGCCCCACGCGTAGTCGAACGTCTCGCCGGAGCTGCGGTAGTAGTTGTTGTAGATGTCCACCTGACCGAACCGCACCCGCGGCAGACGCTGAACGCTGCCGTCGAAGAGGTTGTGGTGAATGGTCACCTTGAGCCGGCCGACGTCCGGGCCGACCGTGTTCGACGAGCCGATCAGCATCGTCTTGTCGTGGTTGGTGAACACGTTCCAGGACGCCGTCACATACGACGCGGTGTGCGTGATGTCCAGCGCGCCGTCGTGCACCTGGTACGGCCGTCCGAAGTGGATCGGCTGGTCCGTGTCGGGGTTGTCGCCGTCGGAGAACGTGACGTGGTCGACCCACACGTTCTCACTGCGCCGCACGGAGATCAGGTCGTAGTTCGAGTTCCAGTTGCCCAGCGCGCCGTCGGTCGGCGACCAGGCCGGGAAGCAGTCCCGCGCGTCCTCGATCGCGAGGTTGCGGATGATCGTGTTGCTGGCGCCGTCGACCATCAGCGTCAGGCCGGTCAGCGTGGCACCGGGCCGGCCGACGATCGTGGTGTTCGGGCTGAAATTGATCTGGGTCTGCGCGGTCTGCCGGGTCACCGACCGGGCACGCGCCGCCTCCAGCTCCCCGGTGGGATTCACGTAACCCCAGGTGGCCGGGTCGTAGGCGGCCAGGTAGGCGTCCAGCGAGTACGCCGGGTCGGCCAGGTCGGCGCAGTCGAGCAGCGTGCCGTCCGCGGCCTCGAAGCCGTCGATCCGCCCGTCGACGTAGATGATTTTCGGGGCGGCGTTCGCCCTTCCGCCGATCGCGGCCACCAACTCGGCCCGCGTGCGGACCGTGAACACGTGCGCGTCGTCGGCCGCGCTGCCACCGGTGGTTCCCGGCCCGGCGGCGGCCCAGCCGTCGTTCGCGGGCAGCGCCTGCCGCCCGAGGTCCGATTCCGCCGCCTGCGCCGACGAGGGCAGGGTGACCAGCAACAATCCGGCGATCGCCGCCGCGGTGATGCGTTTTGTCATTGATCTCTCCACGTGAGCGCCACACGAATGCGTTTACGAACGCGAAACAACTAGGCTCAACGTAGATATTTACAAGGATGAGAGTCAATGACATGAATATGCAGGTTAGTTGCACATAAAAGCGGCATGGACCATCGGCCGGCGAACAATCGCCGGATTGTGGACCGCTCTGTCCTCTTTGGTTACCGGGCCGCTTTGCCTCCCATTTGCAGGTCCCGGGCCGGCAGTCCGTCGATCGTGGTGCGCCACGGTGCCCGCGCCCAGCCGGTCCCCACCTCGGAGAGCAGCCCTGGCCGGTCCGCCGCGGCGCGCAGGGCCGCGTTCACGCCCCGGATCACGTGCACCCGGTCCGGCGGCGTGCCCACGGAGTCGACCAGCGCCGCATCGATCGGGTCCGGCGCCGGTGCCGCCTGCACCGCCTCCAGCACCGCGGTGAACGGCGCGGTCCGGGCCAGCGGCGCGATCAGGTGCGCCGGGTCGTCGAGCAGGTTCTCCAGAAGATCACGACGCCCGGGTACGTGCCGGGGCTCGTCGTCGCCGGGCAGCAGCAGCCGGTCGGTCGGGTATTCGAGCACGGCCCGGCCGTGCGTGCCGTGCACGACGATCTCGCCACGGATGAAGTCCTCGCCGCAGAGCGTCACGGCCATCAGCACCGGCGGCCCGTCCGCGAACGACACCCGCAGGCTCGCGGTGTCGTCCACCTCGATCGGCCGGGTGCGGTACCGCTCCAGCTCCAGCCCCACCGGCGTCGGATCGGGCGCCAGCGCCAGCGCCTGCATCAGCGCGTGTGCCAGCGGGTTCGCGATCGCGCCGTCCAGCGACGGCCGTCCGTTCACGGTGCGTCGGCCGGCCCACGGGGTCCGCGCGTAGTACGCGTCCGGGCGCTGCCAGGACGCGACCGCGGCGATGCCGGTGACCTCGCCGAGCCGGCCGTCCGCGATCGCGGCGCGCAGCTCGGCCAGCGCGGCCGAGCCGAGCGCCTGGAAGCCGATCTGCAGTGCCCGGCCGGTGCGCACGGTCACCGCGGCCAGCGCGCGATGCTCGGCCAGCGACATCACCGGCGGCTTCTCCAGCAGCACGTCCGCGCCGGCCTCCAGCGCGTCCGTGGCGATCGCCAGGTGCGTGTGCGGCGGCGTGCAGATCACCACCGCGTCCGGCCGCACCTCGCGCAGCATCTCCGCGTGGTCGGCGAAGATCCGGGTGGCGGGGTCGATCGGCGCGTCCTCCGCCGGTGCGGGCGGGCGCGGGTCGGCGAACGCGACCACCTCGACCCGGCCTGCCGCGGCCAGCCGGGCGAGGTTCCGGCGGTGCGACAGCCCGTGCCCGCTCGCCCCGATCAGCGCCACGCTTTTCATGCCGGCCTCCTCGCCGCGCCACCGTCCCGCCGAGCCGATGATTCCCCCACGGTCTCGCTCATACCGGAATCCGGGCGACGCGACGGCTTCCCGGCGGCCGGTGCCGAGCCGGCCCGGTGCGGTCCCGTGCGGTTCCGGGCCGGAACGAGCCGCGGGCGGCTCACGTCCCGGCCGCCTCGACCGTGGCGGCCGCGCCGTGCCGGGTCAGCTCGGTGAGCCAGGACGTGATCGACGCGCGCACCTCGTCGTCCGCGACCAGCGCGG
Coding sequences within it:
- a CDS encoding sensor histidine kinase → MPEKVGMMVARWLPVAVALLLTLVLSIARSGWWQGVLIVALGTAVAWLAPRAAEGRHAAREFRQVTTDLRRQQLAAEQRRREAEEARALAEAAQERAEAGRERAEADRAEADAAREAADERALIGPEMHDLVSNAIGVMVVLAEGGPAAVESRPQAAERAFDTIAGTGRRTLAELGGMLSVLRHDIDPGQRAVPGLADLPELVRIMRAAGMALTLVAPEDVRLGRREGLAVYRVVQEALTNALNHAPGQPVEVRLEVVDARLVATVSNPVPPRRGPEPPAGHGVRSMRERAESVRGELSAAEDEGRWQVRLAVPVEKPPKPASSGKNRRSDKGGKGTGRKR
- a CDS encoding MSMEG_6728 family protein, which encodes MQTFLPYPNFLESARVLDAKRLGKQRAETLQVLRGLNRPGYGWRNHPAVKMWHGFEEALVRYGLDVCVAWQERGHADTVAVTLVADYAAGRGQSPADVTIRTQAQLERVCAVPPWLGDEAFHLSHRSALLQKDPDHYGPIFGDIPADLPYVWPAKV
- a CDS encoding ABC transporter ATP-binding protein, which encodes MATVTYAKASRVYPGQERPAVNELQLDIADGEFLVLVGPSGCGKSTSLRMLAGLEDVDGGQILIDGRDVTHLPPKARDIAMVFQNYALYPHMSVYENMAFALKLRKTSKAEIDRRVKEAAGLLQLEEYLSRKPKALSGGQRQRVAMGRAIVREPQVFLMDEPLSNLDAKLRVQTRSQIASLQAKLGITTVYVTHDQVEAMTMGHRVAVMLDGNLQQVDTPRALYDSPRNVFVAGFMGSPAMNIKTVSLVDGGADFAGIILPITRENIESARTGGDKVTVGFRPEDTDIVGASEGGLPIVVELVEDLGSDANVYGHAEVGGASERFVVRTDRRHMPNMGETVYVKPRADKIHLFNAKTTERI
- a CDS encoding pectate lyase family protein; this encodes MRRVAHTIALAAVAAVALVYAAPSASAAALLTDTFEDGDSNGWSKSGGSWSVVSDGSLVYRQTGTSADARTYTGTASWTDYSVRARVKPTGFNGSGRTAGVTARVQSGSAYYGLALSNAGRVELFKRTGGAPVSLGGAAAAVTTGTWYTLTLEVTGSTLRGYLNGAVVVTATDSTFASGRAGLATSYAAASFDDFAVSTGAVVEPTGTASPTLPPTEPPIDPGAPPIGFASVNALGQNGTTGGAGGPTVTADTAAEFLTAIATPGPLNIRVSGVLTLPGPMHDVTSDKTIVGVGAASGLTGGGLNIGLPVSSVTSPPADAVHNVIIRNLNFTGTPDDAINVQMFSHHVWIDHNDLSDGYDGLIDVKRGSSYVTISWNHTHDHTKNMLLGHDDSNGAQDTGYLKVTYHNNWFDRTPQRNPRVRFGEPVHVFNNYFVYNTDVGVACQANAGCVVEGNYFEDVEEPVSNSYAGPAGRCVARNNVFVGESGAPDCSGTVQEPSTYYSYTVADPNGVKAAVMSGSGTGKINF
- a CDS encoding pectate lyase family protein; translated protein: MTKRITAAAIAGLLLVTLPSSAQAAESDLGRQALPANDGWAAAGPGTTGGSAADDAHVFTVRTRAELVAAIGGRANAAPKIIYVDGRIDGFEAADGTLLDCADLADPAYSLDAYLAAYDPATWGYVNPTGELEAARARSVTRQTAQTQINFSPNTTIVGRPGATLTGLTLMVDGASNTIIRNLAIEDARDCFPAWSPTDGALGNWNSNYDLISVRRSENVWVDHVTFSDGDNPDTDQPIHFGRPYQVHDGALDITHTASYVTASWNVFTNHDKTMLIGSSNTVGPDVGRLKVTIHHNLFDGSVQRLPRVRFGQVDIYNNYYRSSGETFDYAWGVGVQSAIYAENNYFRLYDDLRPDALIHDWGGTAITERGTVVRTGNRAEVAISALDAYNATHDPDLSGDAGWTPVLRAGPVHATTDVPRVVGTFAGAGRI
- a CDS encoding Gfo/Idh/MocA family protein; its protein translation is MKSVALIGASGHGLSHRRNLARLAAAGRVEVVAFADPRPPAPAEDAPIDPATRIFADHAEMLREVRPDAVVICTPPHTHLAIATDALEAGADVLLEKPPVMSLAEHRALAAVTVRTGRALQIGFQALGSAALAELRAAIADGRLGEVTGIAAVASWQRPDAYYARTPWAGRRTVNGRPSLDGAIANPLAHALMQALALAPDPTPVGLELERYRTRPIEVDDTASLRVSFADGPPVLMAVTLCGEDFIRGEIVVHGTHGRAVLEYPTDRLLLPGDDEPRHVPGRRDLLENLLDDPAHLIAPLARTAPFTAVLEAVQAAPAPDPIDAALVDSVGTPPDRVHVIRGVNAALRAAADRPGLLSEVGTGWARAPWRTTIDGLPARDLQMGGKAAR